The proteins below are encoded in one region of candidate division WOR-3 bacterium:
- a CDS encoding PAS domain S-box protein, with translation MSGTRILIVEDESIVAKDIEQRLINLGYQVTSISASGEAAVKKIKKEDPDIVLMDIKLKGRMDGIEAAEQIRTRFKIPVVYITAYADNQTLERAKITEPFGYILKPFEDTELKSAIELALYKHKIEGKLRESEEKFRTIFEKANDIIVYLNKDGKIIDINGKVEKILGFKRSRIINKNFLDLSFLGEETIAKFSDLFQNVLDTKDTTELMEVKIKDVKGKTKIFEVSTTIIEEEERGIQGFLGIVRDVTRRKNMEKALREEQRRTKELTKKIIYAQERERLYLASEIHDDLLQGLVAVLYFFQMIDLSKLDAKTLKQRNKLIEIIKTSIKRGRAMISEIEPLREFDAGFIHVIKKTIDHKFIDSKIKIDFKYPEKLPDMTLIIRTNIIRIIQEALTNINKHSRATAVSLELKVYKNNLRLKIEDNGIGFDLKNIMNKRTGHYGLLIMQERARLIGGSITIRTKPGKGTIIRGTFPLVDEQNEKR, from the coding sequence ATGTCCGGGACGCGGATATTAATTGTCGAAGACGAAAGTATCGTAGCCAAAGATATCGAGCAAAGGTTGATAAACCTCGGTTATCAGGTGACATCCATCTCAGCAAGCGGTGAAGCAGCCGTAAAAAAAATAAAGAAAGAAGATCCGGATATTGTACTTATGGACATCAAACTCAAAGGAAGAATGGACGGGATCGAGGCTGCTGAACAGATCCGTACCCGTTTCAAAATTCCTGTGGTCTACATCACCGCCTATGCAGACAACCAAACCCTGGAACGTGCCAAAATAACCGAGCCGTTCGGATATATACTGAAACCGTTCGAAGACACCGAATTAAAATCAGCCATTGAGCTGGCGCTCTACAAACACAAAATTGAAGGAAAATTGCGAGAGAGCGAAGAGAAATTCAGAACAATCTTTGAAAAGGCGAATGATATCATCGTATATTTAAATAAAGACGGCAAAATCATCGACATCAACGGAAAGGTCGAAAAGATACTCGGCTTTAAACGCAGCAGGATAATAAATAAAAACTTTTTAGACCTTTCTTTCCTCGGTGAAGAAACAATAGCAAAATTCTCTGATCTTTTCCAGAATGTCCTCGATACGAAAGATACCACTGAACTGATGGAAGTTAAAATAAAGGATGTAAAGGGAAAAACAAAGATCTTTGAGGTGAGTACGACGATAATCGAAGAAGAAGAAAGAGGAATCCAGGGATTTCTCGGTATCGTAAGGGATGTCACAAGACGCAAGAATATGGAAAAAGCACTGCGGGAAGAACAGCGGCGCACCAAAGAATTGACGAAAAAGATTATTTATGCCCAGGAAAGGGAACGTCTCTATCTCGCGTCTGAAATACATGACGACCTTCTCCAGGGATTGGTTGCGGTCCTCTATTTCTTTCAGATGATCGATCTTTCCAAGCTGGATGCGAAAACATTGAAACAGCGCAATAAACTGATTGAAATAATTAAAACGTCCATAAAAAGAGGACGGGCGATGATCAGTGAGATCGAACCGCTCCGGGAATTTGACGCAGGTTTTATCCATGTAATAAAAAAGACAATCGACCATAAATTCATCGATTCAAAGATAAAGATAGACTTCAAGTATCCTGAAAAACTGCCGGATATGACCCTCATTATACGAACGAACATCATCCGTATTATCCAGGAGGCACTCACAAACATAAACAAACATTCCCGCGCCACCGCCGTTTCCCTAGAACTCAAAGTGTATAAAAACAACCTGAGATTAAAAATAGAAGATAATGGAATCGGTTTTGACTTGAAAAACATCATGAACAAAAGAACAGGCCATTACGGTCTTCTTATTATGCAGGAAAGGGCGCGCTTGATCGGCGGGAGCATCACCATCAGAACGAAACCGGGAAAAGGAACTATCATCAGAGGAACTTTCCCTCTTGTAGATGAACAGAATGAAAAAAGATAA
- a CDS encoding PAS domain S-box protein: MNARKKITQKGRRRIKQKRAYRRYRSSQTKLEDEEKYLAILKELPDIVYKIDPDGYFTFVNNSVRILGYDPEELIGEHFSKIIHPDDVREFGRLYVLPKYRGKITGDENAPKLFDERRTGVRKTKNLEVRLIPKKQKNKKDIEPLIGEVIAFGDVSSTGYYNPSAKMKNKKFLGTLGIIRDITDRKRTMEKLHYQADLLQNVSDAIISTDLDFRIRTWNRAAEQMYGWQAYEVLGKPLHKVTNSIFPSGTEEKAMKELFKKEHWRGELIQERKDGSRMKVLSSISLINDHTNNYIGTVAVNHDITEQKKAEENILKKHKELKMLQEITATLHSSLELNKIFKQITEGFINLLEYNSAFILMLNEQKNRFEVKTSSTRHNLFQKINEILGYSIKNLSFSADADLGAKTRSALTGKIVTAASLEEIAYPILSKKICQALQKIGSSRNYMVVPLEVEKKIIGGIMISSPRKEISEEELEIVKTLANTAATAINNAYLLMQTREAEKAMRESEEKYSSVVENSKDAIIIHQNGVVKFANSAACKIGGYRFKEIMGKNITDFIAKKYHSMIRQRVKDRLAGKSVPNIYEIEIQKKDGTLIPAEINSTIINYLGKPAFLVFMRDITERKRSEEEVIQRTKELATLNTISKVISQSLYLQETLSAALAKILEVMNLEIGGIYLADETRSKLELFVHSGVSKKFAKEVKVISVDEGTIKMVEEKGKLGEFILSLKTIISNPREFERILLAIRKEGLNLKYMHYVLLQAKGKVVGLMIVGCRTSCLLSKQEERLLTSIAQQIALAIINAQLYEESKKELKQRIEAEEKLKASLKEKEALLKEIHHRVKNNLQIISSLLNLQAGYIKDEYYQNLFKESQNRIKSMVLIHEKLYQSKDLANIKADDYIDGLVRHLFHSYGVKPKTVVLKKNIKNITLNIDTAIPCGLIINELISNSLKHAFPRSLPRSPEITLKLFQDKRNRTVLIVSDNGVGLPKNIDLQKTKSLGLQLVSALVEQLSGVITVEVKEGTKFTITFKK, from the coding sequence ATGAACGCCAGAAAGAAAATAACCCAAAAAGGCAGGAGAAGGATTAAACAAAAAAGAGCCTACCGCCGATACAGATCAAGCCAAACAAAACTGGAAGACGAGGAAAAATATCTGGCGATCTTAAAAGAATTACCGGATATCGTCTATAAAATAGACCCGGACGGTTATTTCACTTTCGTCAATAATTCAGTACGGATACTTGGATATGACCCCGAAGAATTAATCGGTGAGCACTTCAGTAAAATAATACATCCTGACGATGTCAGGGAATTCGGAAGATTATATGTTTTGCCGAAATACAGAGGTAAAATCACCGGTGACGAAAATGCACCAAAACTCTTCGATGAAAGAAGAACCGGCGTGCGAAAAACAAAAAATCTTGAAGTCCGGCTTATACCGAAAAAACAGAAAAACAAGAAGGATATTGAACCCCTGATCGGCGAGGTGATCGCATTCGGTGATGTAAGTTCCACCGGATATTATAACCCCTCGGCAAAGATGAAAAACAAGAAGTTTCTTGGAACTCTGGGGATTATAAGAGATATTACAGACCGCAAAAGGACAATGGAAAAACTCCATTACCAGGCAGACTTGCTCCAGAACGTCTCCGATGCTATAATCTCCACTGATCTTGACTTCCGGATCCGAACATGGAACCGTGCAGCGGAACAGATGTACGGGTGGCAGGCGTATGAAGTCCTTGGAAAACCTCTACACAAGGTCACCAATTCAATATTCCCGAGCGGAACAGAAGAAAAAGCGATGAAAGAGCTTTTCAAAAAAGAACACTGGCGTGGTGAATTAATCCAGGAGAGAAAAGACGGCTCACGGATGAAGGTGTTGTCCTCCATCAGTTTGATTAATGACCACACAAACAATTACATCGGTACCGTGGCTGTGAATCATGACATCACAGAACAGAAAAAAGCCGAAGAAAACATTTTGAAGAAGCACAAAGAACTGAAGATGCTTCAAGAAATCACTGCGACCCTTCACAGCAGCCTGGAGTTGAATAAGATATTCAAGCAGATAACCGAGGGTTTTATAAATCTCCTTGAATACAACAGTGCCTTTATCCTGATGCTGAATGAACAGAAAAATCGCTTTGAGGTCAAAACATCCTCCACACGACATAATCTTTTCCAAAAAATAAATGAAATTCTGGGTTATTCAATCAAAAATCTCTCCTTTTCTGCTGACGCCGACCTCGGAGCAAAAACCCGTTCGGCACTGACTGGGAAGATCGTCACCGCCGCATCCCTGGAAGAGATAGCTTATCCGATCTTAAGCAAAAAGATATGTCAGGCGTTACAGAAAATCGGCAGTTCGCGGAACTATATGGTCGTACCCCTGGAAGTGGAAAAGAAGATCATCGGTGGAATAATGATCTCATCACCACGTAAGGAAATATCTGAAGAAGAACTGGAAATCGTCAAAACCCTGGCGAACACGGCGGCGACCGCCATCAATAACGCCTACCTGCTTATGCAGACCAGAGAGGCTGAAAAAGCAATGCGCGAAAGTGAAGAAAAATACTCGTCTGTCGTTGAAAACAGCAAAGATGCAATAATCATCCACCAGAACGGTGTGGTAAAATTCGCAAACTCCGCCGCCTGTAAAATTGGAGGTTATAGATTTAAGGAGATCATGGGGAAAAACATCACCGACTTCATTGCCAAGAAATACCACTCAATGATACGACAGCGGGTGAAAGATCGCCTCGCCGGCAAAAGCGTCCCGAATATCTATGAAATAGAAATTCAAAAAAAGGACGGTACCCTCATCCCGGCTGAAATAAACAGCACAATAATTAATTACTTGGGAAAACCGGCGTTTCTCGTCTTCATGCGCGACATCACAGAACGCAAGCGTTCAGAAGAAGAAGTTATACAGCGTACCAAGGAACTCGCCACATTGAACACCATCTCCAAAGTCATCAGCCAATCACTCTATCTACAGGAAACTTTAAGTGCCGCACTCGCTAAAATACTGGAAGTGATGAACCTTGAAATTGGCGGCATATATCTTGCTGATGAAACAAGAAGCAAATTGGAACTGTTCGTCCACAGCGGTGTTTCCAAAAAGTTCGCGAAAGAGGTAAAGGTGATAAGCGTTGATGAGGGGACGATAAAGATGGTAGAGGAAAAAGGTAAATTAGGGGAATTTATATTGTCTCTAAAAACGATAATATCCAATCCAAGGGAGTTCGAAAGAATACTCTTGGCGATAAGGAAAGAAGGACTGAACCTGAAGTATATGCACTATGTATTATTGCAGGCGAAAGGAAAAGTTGTGGGGCTGATGATCGTCGGCTGCAGAACCTCCTGTCTGCTGTCCAAACAGGAAGAGCGCCTGTTGACCTCGATCGCCCAGCAGATCGCACTTGCGATCATAAACGCCCAGTTGTATGAAGAGAGTAAAAAAGAGCTGAAACAGCGTATCGAAGCCGAAGAAAAATTAAAGGCGTCATTGAAAGAGAAAGAAGCGCTCCTCAAAGAAATCCATCACCGAGTGAAAAATAATCTGCAGATCATTTCAAGCCTCTTGAATCTCCAGGCCGGATATATCAAAGACGAGTATTACCAGAATCTCTTCAAAGAAAGCCAAAACCGTATTAAATCAATGGTGCTCATACACGAAAAACTGTACCAATCAAAAGACCTTGCAAACATCAAAGCGGATGATTATATCGACGGTCTGGTAAGGCATCTCTTTCACTCTTATGGTGTAAAACCCAAAACCGTTGTTCTGAAGAAAAACATAAAGAACATCACGTTGAATATCGATACGGCGATCCCCTGCGGTTTAATAATCAATGAACTGATTTCCAACTCATTGAAACATGCCTTTCCTCGTTCTCTACCCCGATCTCCGGAGATCACCTTAAAATTATTCCAGGATAAACGCAACAGAACCGTTCTTATCGTCAGCGACAACGGTGTGGGGCTGCCGAAAAACATCGATCTCCAAAAAACAAAATCACTGGGACTGCAGCTGGTATCGGCATTGGTGGAGCAGCTCAGCGGTGTCATTACGGTTGAAGTCAAGGAAGGTACAAAATTTACCATTACCTTCAAAAAATGA
- a CDS encoding response regulator, which translates to MNRMKKDKIRTLVVDDSLFFQDAIKCFFESHPEIKLLGVMETGEDALEFIEKEKPDLIILDVRMSGMDGPQTARLIKGKYPWIKIIICTIWSENEAATYTAEAGADDYFVKGEPLPYLLKKIRVLFSC; encoded by the coding sequence ATGAACAGAATGAAAAAAGATAAAATAAGAACTCTCGTCGTTGACGACAGTCTGTTTTTCCAGGATGCGATTAAATGCTTTTTCGAATCACACCCGGAAATTAAATTACTCGGAGTTATGGAAACAGGTGAAGACGCCCTTGAATTCATTGAAAAAGAAAAACCCGACCTGATAATACTGGATGTACGGATGTCCGGTATGGACGGCCCACAGACCGCTCGTTTAATTAAGGGAAAATATCCCTGGATAAAAATCATCATCTGCACGATCTGGTCGGAGAATGAGGCCGCCACCTATACCGCCGAGGCGGGAGCCGATGATTATTTTGTCAAAGGAGAACCGCTTCCTTATTTATTAAAGAAAATCCGCGTTCTTTTCAGCTGCTAA
- a CDS encoding histidine kinase, which produces MNKREQHLNLVLRAIRNVNQLITREQEKELLLQKACDILIKVKGYTAILIHYDGRIFQAGDRKECKKLKKKILGEKVLQKRKLHAESFNGKYLVISPIIKNTIKATLYVLHSRIFDREELSLLKEISGDLAFALHSIKLECEKREAEKTIKESLQEKEVLLKEIHHRVKNNMQIISSLLNLQIRHSADGKITTVLRHSQNRIRTMALIHEKLYESKDLTHVDCEEYVKDLSKQLMLSYGISRSRIKLNINIKNIYFDINTAIPCALIINELLSNALKYAFPRLSIIPKTRRQHKIDVILRKSKKNLYTLIIRDNGVGIPQHITLNSLKTLGLQLVKTLVEQLNGTIKLERKGGTKFTITFEKIK; this is translated from the coding sequence ATGAATAAGAGAGAGCAACACCTCAATCTTGTGTTGCGCGCGATCCGCAACGTGAATCAGCTCATCACCAGAGAGCAAGAAAAAGAACTACTCCTTCAAAAGGCATGCGACATCCTGATCAAAGTGAAAGGCTACACCGCAATCCTGATCCATTACGACGGCAGGATATTCCAAGCAGGAGACCGTAAAGAATGTAAAAAACTGAAAAAGAAAATCCTGGGCGAAAAAGTTCTCCAGAAGAGAAAACTCCATGCAGAGTCTTTCAACGGAAAGTATCTCGTAATCTCACCCATCATAAAAAATACGATAAAAGCGACCCTCTATGTACTCCACTCCCGGATATTCGACCGGGAAGAACTTTCATTACTCAAAGAGATCAGCGGCGACCTTGCATTCGCACTCCATTCAATAAAACTCGAGTGTGAAAAGCGGGAAGCCGAAAAAACCATTAAAGAATCACTTCAGGAAAAAGAAGTGCTTTTGAAAGAAATCCATCATCGAGTTAAGAATAATATGCAGATCATATCAAGCCTCTTGAACCTCCAGATCCGCCACAGTGCGGATGGAAAGATAACCACGGTCCTGCGCCACAGTCAGAATCGCATCAGGACAATGGCATTGATCCACGAAAAACTATATGAATCAAAAGACCTGACACACGTAGACTGTGAAGAATATGTAAAAGACCTCAGTAAACAGTTGATGCTGTCCTATGGAATAAGTAGATCACGTATTAAATTGAACATCAATATCAAAAACATATATTTTGATATCAATACGGCGATTCCCTGCGCATTGATCATCAATGAACTGCTGTCAAATGCTTTAAAATATGCATTCCCCCGCCTTTCCATAATCCCGAAAACCCGCAGACAGCATAAGATCGACGTAATACTCCGTAAGAGCAAAAAAAATCTCTATACCTTAATTATCAGAGATAATGGAGTCGGCATTCCTCAGCATATCACGCTGAATAGCTTAAAGACCCTGGGGCTGCAACTGGTTAAAACACTCGTTGAACAACTGAACGGTACGATAAAATTGGAAAGAAAAGGTGGAACAAAATTCACCATTACCTTTGAGAAAATCAAGTAG